A genomic segment from Campylobacter concisus encodes:
- a CDS encoding dihydroorotase, with amino-acid sequence MKIAIINGTIVNSDEKFKANILIENGKIAKIGGEKFEADKVIDATNKLVMPGLIDMHVHFRDPGQEYKDDIISGSQAAVAGGVTTCLCMANTNPVNDNASITRAMIEKAKNCGLIDLLPIAAISKGLGGNEIVEMGDLIEAGAVAFSDDGLPVTSSSVMRAALEYSSMFGSFCISHSEDCSLCRQGVMHEGKVSAILGLRGMAREKEEIAVSRDMLLAKLTKAHIHIAHVSSEYSLKIIEMGKKEGINITCEATPHHFSFSDDEILKNAYDTNFKMSPPLREISDVKAVREALKRGLIDVIATDHAPHHTDEKIVEFDKAPFGIIGLQTLVPLTLKLVNEGVISLERMVELTSTNAAKMLNLKDKGRLAEGMLADIAVIDPEIEYVYDEKINRSKSVNSPLFGKKLKGAATTTIKSGKIVYEFGK; translated from the coding sequence ATGAAAATAGCAATAATTAACGGCACTATCGTAAATAGCGACGAGAAATTTAAGGCAAATATCCTAATAGAAAACGGCAAAATAGCCAAAATCGGAGGTGAGAAATTTGAGGCTGATAAGGTCATAGACGCTACAAATAAGCTCGTCATGCCAGGACTTATCGACATGCACGTGCATTTTCGCGATCCTGGTCAAGAGTATAAAGACGACATCATCTCAGGCTCGCAGGCGGCCGTGGCTGGAGGAGTGACCACATGCCTTTGCATGGCAAATACAAACCCAGTAAATGACAATGCCTCGATCACAAGAGCGATGATAGAAAAGGCTAAAAACTGCGGACTGATCGATCTTTTACCAATCGCAGCCATTAGCAAAGGGCTTGGTGGCAATGAGATCGTTGAAATGGGCGATCTTATAGAAGCTGGAGCAGTTGCATTTAGTGATGACGGCCTACCAGTGACTAGCTCAAGCGTGATGAGAGCGGCACTTGAGTACTCAAGCATGTTTGGTAGCTTTTGTATAAGCCACTCAGAGGACTGCTCTCTTTGCAGGCAGGGCGTCATGCACGAGGGCAAGGTCTCAGCCATACTTGGACTTCGCGGCATGGCGAGAGAGAAAGAGGAGATCGCAGTGAGCCGTGACATGCTGCTTGCAAAGCTTACCAAAGCGCACATCCACATCGCTCACGTAAGCTCGGAGTACTCGCTAAAGATCATCGAAATGGGCAAAAAAGAGGGCATAAACATCACTTGCGAAGCCACACCTCACCATTTTAGCTTTAGCGATGATGAAATTTTGAAAAATGCCTACGATACAAATTTCAAAATGTCGCCGCCACTTCGCGAGATAAGCGACGTAAAAGCGGTGAGAGAGGCGCTAAAAAGAGGTCTTATAGACGTTATTGCGACCGATCATGCACCACACCACACAGATGAAAAGATAGTGGAATTTGACAAGGCGCCATTTGGTATCATCGGACTTCAAACCCTTGTGCCACTCACTCTTAAGCTCGTAAATGAGGGCGTTATAAGCTTAGAGCGCATGGTAGAGCTAACATCTACAAATGCGGCTAAGATGCTAAATTTAAAAGATAAGGGCAGACTTGCTGAGGGCATGCTAGCTGACATCGCGGTGATAGACCCTGAGATCGAGTATGTTTACGACGAGAAGATAAACCGCTCAAAATCGGTAAATTCTCCACTCTTTGGCAAAAAGCTAAAAGGCGCAGCGACCACCACGATAAAAAGTGGCAAGATCGTTTATGAGTTTGGAAAATAG
- a CDS encoding RrF2 family transcriptional regulator has product MLFTKASEYALLSLILISQKSSPVDVDTISNELKISKSFLAKILQNLAKDGILKSFKGANGGFALNNEPENLSIKKIIECAEKRELNVFECSSSADGCPSNKASSCQIWSMFSGLQGKIDEMLDAIKLSDIVKK; this is encoded by the coding sequence ATGCTTTTTACAAAGGCAAGCGAATACGCTCTACTTTCACTTATTTTAATATCTCAAAAATCATCTCCAGTTGATGTTGATACGATCTCAAATGAACTTAAAATTTCAAAAAGCTTTTTAGCCAAAATTTTACAAAATCTTGCAAAAGATGGAATTTTAAAGTCGTTTAAAGGGGCAAATGGCGGTTTCGCGCTAAATAACGAACCTGAAAATTTAAGCATAAAAAAGATAATAGAGTGCGCTGAAAAACGTGAACTTAACGTCTTTGAGTGCTCATCTTCTGCGGATGGCTGCCCGTCAAACAAAGCCTCGAGCTGTCAAATTTGGTCGATGTTTAGCGGTCTTCAAGGCAAGATCGACGAGATGCTTGATGCGATAAAACTAAGTGATATCGTTAAGAAGTAA
- the rpsO gene encoding 30S ribosomal protein S15, with translation MALDSAKKAQIVAKFARKEGDTGSPEVQIALLTARITELTEHLKIFKKDFSSRLGLLKLVGQRKRLLKYLKNKDYTTYSKLISELGLRDK, from the coding sequence ATGGCTTTGGATTCGGCTAAAAAAGCTCAAATAGTTGCGAAATTCGCTAGAAAAGAGGGAGATACAGGCTCTCCAGAGGTTCAAATAGCTCTTTTAACAGCTAGAATAACTGAACTTACAGAACACCTTAAAATTTTCAAAAAAGACTTTTCATCACGTTTAGGTCTTTTAAAACTAGTTGGTCAAAGAAAAAGACTTTTAAAGTATCTTAAAAACAAAGACTACACTACATATTCAAAACTAATCTCTGAGCTTGGCTTAAGAGATAAATAA
- a CDS encoding DHH family phosphoesterase, translating to MKIYHLSHTDLDGYGAQYITNFYFKDVKFLNSNYGREIDDKFAQILSEIDALNDDKNIILITDLNLTLAQCESFEEMIEGKNIKLFLLDHHQSGAECASAYSWYFLDSSRCATKITYDFFAGIFGKNKELEIFSDVVNAVDIWLKDDKNFEMGKVCLGLVANAKEINKVMFEAENNLYMDHLLKEASKFFNEKNDYIGLDMQVHAIKKSFFKEDKDDTLSNLISNYVVKKLSENKEKFSISYKDHKGILTYNVGNVSVIGNDFLVANPEFDFFIDVTNKKTLSFRANGKLDVSAMAKHLVGGGGHVNASGGLFANFKDGFSYEPIKAQIVDLITKKTQEEI from the coding sequence ATGAAAATTTATCACCTCTCGCACACCGATCTTGACGGATACGGCGCGCAATACATAACAAATTTTTACTTCAAAGATGTGAAATTTCTAAACTCAAACTACGGCAGAGAGATAGATGATAAATTTGCTCAAATTTTATCTGAGATAGATGCCTTAAATGATGATAAAAACATTATCTTGATCACTGATCTAAATTTAACTCTAGCTCAGTGCGAGAGCTTTGAGGAGATGATAGAGGGTAAAAATATAAAGCTATTTTTGCTAGATCATCACCAAAGCGGTGCCGAGTGCGCGAGCGCTTACTCATGGTACTTTTTGGATAGCTCAAGGTGCGCTACAAAGATCACTTACGACTTTTTTGCTGGCATTTTTGGCAAAAACAAAGAACTTGAAATTTTTAGTGACGTCGTAAATGCCGTGGATATCTGGCTAAAAGATGATAAAAATTTCGAGATGGGCAAGGTCTGCTTGGGGCTTGTGGCAAACGCTAAAGAGATAAATAAGGTGATGTTTGAAGCTGAAAACAACCTTTATATGGATCATCTCTTAAAAGAAGCGAGTAAATTTTTTAACGAGAAAAACGACTATATCGGCCTTGACATGCAGGTGCATGCCATTAAAAAGTCATTTTTCAAAGAGGACAAAGACGATACGCTAAGCAATCTAATCTCAAACTACGTCGTAAAAAAACTTAGTGAAAATAAAGAGAAATTTAGCATAAGCTATAAAGATCATAAAGGAATTTTAACCTACAATGTCGGCAATGTTTCGGTTATCGGCAACGACTTTTTGGTGGCAAATCCTGAATTTGACTTCTTTATCGACGTGACGAATAAAAAAACGCTAAGCTTTCGTGCAAATGGCAAGCTAGACGTTAGCGCCATGGCAAAACACCTAGTTGGAGGTGGCGGACACGTCAATGCAAGCGGCGGGCTATTTGCAAATTTTAAAGATGGCTTTAGCTATGAGCCGATCAAGGCGCAGATAGTTGATCTGATAACTAAAAAAACACAGGAGGAGATATGA
- a CDS encoding thioesterase yields the protein MAEENIYDTKDESQIILPEDENPLRNEIKTAPLTKLNFSGTAFLLEKNHAKTRFFTTDDMVCDTEGLIHSGFIFMGANHAALLAINEEFCVSIGARINFFGPLKLGDVVEFDAQARFEESRKREVKVLGYVKDIKIFEGIFQLVTLEEHIFLAQQKNIQKEAAIRQKKEREEAKDNS from the coding sequence ATGGCAGAAGAAAATATCTATGATACAAAAGACGAATCGCAAATAATCTTACCAGAAGATGAAAATCCATTAAGAAACGAGATAAAAACAGCGCCTTTAACAAAGCTAAATTTTAGCGGAACGGCATTTTTACTTGAAAAAAATCACGCAAAGACTAGATTTTTTACTACGGATGATATGGTGTGCGATACTGAGGGGCTTATTCATAGTGGGTTTATTTTTATGGGCGCAAATCATGCCGCGCTTTTAGCTATTAATGAAGAATTTTGCGTTAGTATTGGGGCTAGGATAAATTTCTTTGGACCGCTAAAGCTTGGTGACGTGGTGGAATTTGACGCGCAAGCAAGATTTGAAGAGAGCAGAAAAAGAGAAGTGAAAGTACTTGGATATGTTAAAGATATAAAAATTTTTGAAGGAATATTTCAACTTGTCACACTTGAAGAGCATATCTTCTTGGCTCAACAAAAAAATATCCAAAAAGAAGCTGCTATAAGGCAGAAAAAAGAACGAGAGGAAGCTAAAGATAATAGCTAA
- a CDS encoding tetratricopeptide repeat protein, with translation MKKILVLAAALFALNAMANENLDKANELYAKKNFNEAYLAFNKACGEGEKKACTMNAIMLFNGDGVAKDKAQAEKIFTKMCDENEGMACEKLGEMTAYGLIKDKDDNEAKSEEKAKALFKKACDNGYKPACDFVTK, from the coding sequence ATGAAGAAAATTTTAGTTTTAGCGGCAGCACTTTTTGCGTTAAATGCTATGGCAAATGAAAATTTAGACAAGGCAAATGAGCTTTATGCAAAGAAAAATTTTAACGAGGCCTATCTTGCTTTTAATAAAGCATGCGGCGAGGGTGAGAAAAAAGCTTGCACGATGAATGCGATCATGCTATTTAACGGCGATGGCGTGGCGAAAGATAAAGCTCAGGCTGAGAAAATTTTTACAAAAATGTGCGACGAAAATGAGGGTATGGCGTGCGAAAAGCTAGGCGAAATGACAGCTTATGGCCTTATAAAAGACAAAGATGATAATGAAGCAAAAAGCGAAGAGAAGGCAAAAGCTTTGTTTAAAAAAGCTTGCGACAACGGTTACAAACCAGCTTGTGACTTTGTAACAAAATAG
- the cmoB gene encoding tRNA 5-methoxyuridine(34)/uridine 5-oxyacetic acid(34) synthase CmoB has translation MDLIKFNDQQKQILNRIENLANFDCEFSLSESVNVKFKELSAASKDEIYNLALSLKPWRKGPFLLDDIYIDSEWQSFIKFNILAPHLNLAGKCVADVGCNNGYYMFKMLEYDPKSITGFDPSVHTYLQFAFLNKFIRSNITYELLGVESLPEFGAKFDTIFCLGVIYHRSDPIKMLKELKTALNPGGELFLDTMYIDMDGDFALSPKDRYSKIPNIYFVPTLSALENWCERAKFKDFTLLDTKATDLNEQRKTQWIDGESLGNFLDPNDNTKTIEGYPAPKRAYVRVKI, from the coding sequence GTGGATCTTATCAAATTTAACGATCAACAAAAGCAAATTTTAAATAGGATAGAAAATTTAGCAAATTTTGATTGCGAATTTAGCCTTAGTGAGAGCGTAAATGTCAAATTTAAAGAGCTGAGCGCTGCGAGCAAAGATGAAATTTACAATCTCGCCCTTAGCCTAAAGCCTTGGCGAAAAGGGCCGTTTTTACTTGATGATATATATATAGATAGCGAGTGGCAAAGTTTTATTAAATTTAATATCCTAGCCCCACACCTAAATTTAGCTGGCAAGTGCGTAGCTGACGTGGGGTGTAATAATGGATATTATATGTTTAAGATGCTTGAGTACGACCCAAAAAGCATAACTGGCTTTGATCCTAGCGTGCATACATATTTGCAGTTTGCTTTTTTAAATAAATTTATCCGCTCAAATATCACCTATGAGCTTCTTGGGGTAGAGAGCTTGCCAGAGTTTGGAGCGAAATTTGACACCATTTTTTGCCTTGGAGTGATATACCACAGAAGCGATCCTATAAAGATGCTAAAAGAGCTAAAAACCGCGCTAAATCCTGGCGGCGAGCTATTTTTAGACACGATGTATATAGATATGGATGGCGACTTTGCCCTAAGCCCAAAAGATAGATACTCAAAAATCCCAAATATCTACTTTGTGCCAACGCTTAGCGCACTTGAAAACTGGTGCGAGAGGGCTAAATTTAAAGATTTTACCCTGCTTGATACAAAGGCGACTGATCTGAATGAGCAGCGAAAAACGCAGTGGATAGATGGCGAGAGTCTTGGAAATTTCTTAGACCCAAACGATAATACAAAGACCATCGAGGGCTACCCAGCGCCAAAAAGAGCATATGTTAGAGTTAAAATTTAA
- a CDS encoding aspartate carbamoyltransferase catalytic subunit — protein sequence MGYKHKDLIGTRELSKEEILYFLEAAKEFKELNLSQVKKNDYLRGKTTINAFYENSTRTRTSFEIAAKRLGADTINFSSSSSSVTKGESLNDTMNNMAAMRTDIIVLRHPSSGTAKFAADRTEASVVNAGDGTNEHPSQALLDLFTLREHGKILDKNLNVAIIGDIARSRVARSDIWAMKKFGINLKLFAPRMMMPKDAEVFESQICKNMEEACEGSDVIIMLRIQLERGGADVAFPSSREYSKFFGLNKNRIKLAKPDAIVLHPGPINRGVELNSDVADGTHSVILNQVENGVAIRMAILNTLAKNRD from the coding sequence ATGGGCTACAAACATAAAGATTTGATAGGAACTAGAGAGCTTAGCAAGGAAGAAATTTTATATTTTTTAGAGGCGGCGAAAGAGTTTAAGGAGCTAAATTTAAGCCAAGTGAAAAAAAATGACTACCTTCGTGGAAAGACCACGATCAACGCATTTTATGAAAACTCGACAAGAACTAGAACATCCTTTGAGATCGCAGCAAAGAGGCTTGGAGCTGATACGATAAATTTCAGCTCATCAAGCTCTAGCGTGACAAAAGGCGAGAGCCTAAATGACACGATGAATAACATGGCTGCTATGAGAACTGATATCATCGTGCTTCGTCACCCAAGCTCTGGTACGGCAAAATTTGCAGCTGATAGAACAGAGGCTAGCGTCGTAAATGCAGGGGACGGCACAAATGAGCACCCAAGCCAAGCTCTGCTTGATCTTTTCACACTAAGAGAGCATGGCAAAATTTTGGATAAAAACCTAAACGTGGCGATCATCGGTGACATCGCTAGAAGCCGCGTGGCAAGGTCTGACATCTGGGCGATGAAGAAATTTGGCATAAATTTAAAGCTCTTTGCGCCAAGGATGATGATGCCAAAAGACGCTGAGGTCTTTGAGTCTCAAATTTGCAAAAATATGGAAGAAGCCTGCGAGGGCAGCGACGTTATCATCATGCTTCGCATCCAGCTAGAGCGTGGTGGTGCGGATGTGGCGTTTCCAAGCTCGAGGGAGTACTCGAAATTCTTTGGACTAAATAAAAATAGGATAAAGCTAGCTAAACCTGACGCGATCGTACTGCATCCAGGACCGATAAATAGGGGTGTAGAGCTAAACTCAGACGTGGCTGATGGCACACACTCAGTCATACTAAATCAAGTTGAAAACGGCGTTGCTATAAGAATGGCGATACTAAATACGCTTGCAAAAAATAGGGACTAA
- the flhA gene encoding flagellar biosynthesis protein FlhA, producing MAKQKNNILTLVAPFLAPIVKFKSLSIVGIIVAILAIIIVPLPSAVLDFFLALSISISVLIILISIYVPKPTDLSTFPTLILIVTLFRLSLNIATTRMILSEGHNGPEAVSEIISSFGNFVVGGNFVIGTIVFCILVLINFMVVTKGSTRVSEVQARFTLDAMPGKQMAIDADLNAGLIDEKTARERRQAIIGEANFYGAMDGSSKFIKGDAVAGIIITIINIIGGFAIGSFQHGLDMATSAQYYTILTIGDGLVSQIPGLITSTATAIIITRASKDDEDFAEGTLNQLLGDYKTLLIVGFILFMFALVPGLPTLSLGFIAVLFLGLGYIIKQTKDGGLNLSLASKDKTASKKAGAATQSGAGAAASGATTKVPKKSDEEIAREEETKINDILKLEILELDLGYGLLKLADVDLIERIRAMRRNIASSLGFLMPKIRIRDNLQLPPNEYRFKLKGIVIGQGEIYADKFLAMDSGLVSEDIEGIPTKEPAFGLDALWIDASVKEDAILSGYTIVDPASVISTHMSELIKQNAAELLTRQETQNLLDKLKIDYPVVVEDTLRIAPINLIQKVLKALLKDNIPIKDLLSILESISDIAEVSKNLDMIIEHVRAALSRVITSLYVDEKGQLNFYILDSAAQQKLMDAVQYKDGAYHLMINVAQTSSIVQALRHEKEKRPMSQHGEMVLCVEPSLRKFIANICANFAIDIVVLSFAEISANTPFETVGVIEIENL from the coding sequence TTGGCAAAGCAAAAAAATAACATCTTAACTCTTGTTGCGCCGTTTCTTGCGCCAATTGTTAAGTTTAAAAGTCTTAGCATCGTTGGTATCATTGTTGCCATCCTTGCTATCATCATCGTACCGCTTCCAAGCGCGGTGCTTGACTTTTTCCTGGCACTTTCGATCTCGATTTCTGTGCTTATAATTTTAATTTCGATTTATGTGCCAAAACCAACCGATCTTAGTACATTTCCGACGCTAATTCTTATCGTTACGCTTTTTCGCCTCTCGCTAAATATCGCAACCACGCGTATGATCTTAAGCGAAGGTCACAACGGCCCAGAAGCGGTCAGTGAGATCATCTCAAGTTTTGGAAATTTCGTAGTTGGTGGCAACTTTGTCATCGGCACCATCGTCTTTTGCATCTTGGTTCTCATAAATTTTATGGTCGTAACAAAGGGCTCAACCCGTGTAAGTGAAGTGCAAGCACGTTTTACACTTGATGCGATGCCAGGTAAGCAAATGGCGATAGATGCGGACTTAAACGCAGGTTTGATTGATGAAAAAACAGCGCGTGAAAGACGCCAAGCCATCATCGGTGAGGCAAATTTTTACGGCGCGATGGATGGTTCGTCTAAATTTATAAAAGGTGACGCCGTCGCTGGCATCATCATCACTATCATTAATATCATCGGTGGCTTTGCTATCGGCTCGTTTCAGCACGGCCTTGATATGGCGACATCGGCTCAGTACTATACGATACTAACTATCGGTGATGGCCTTGTGAGCCAGATCCCAGGACTTATCACTTCAACAGCGACTGCTATTATCATCACAAGGGCTAGCAAGGACGATGAGGACTTTGCAGAAGGCACGTTAAATCAGCTCTTAGGGGATTATAAAACCTTGCTAATAGTAGGCTTCATATTATTTATGTTTGCCCTTGTCCCTGGACTTCCGACTCTCTCTCTTGGCTTTATCGCAGTGCTATTTTTGGGGCTTGGCTACATCATCAAGCAGACCAAAGATGGTGGACTAAATTTAAGCCTTGCTTCAAAAGACAAAACAGCTTCTAAAAAAGCTGGAGCCGCTACACAAAGTGGGGCAGGGGCAGCTGCTAGTGGTGCCACTACTAAGGTGCCAAAGAAGAGCGACGAAGAGATCGCAAGAGAAGAAGAGACAAAGATAAACGACATCTTAAAGCTTGAAATTTTAGAGCTTGACCTAGGATATGGCTTGTTAAAGCTAGCTGATGTGGATCTCATTGAGAGGATTCGCGCTATGAGGCGAAACATCGCTTCAAGTCTTGGCTTTTTGATGCCAAAGATAAGAATTCGTGACAACCTTCAATTACCGCCAAACGAATACCGCTTTAAGCTAAAAGGCATCGTAATCGGTCAGGGTGAAATTTATGCTGATAAATTTCTAGCGATGGATAGTGGCCTAGTTAGCGAAGATATCGAGGGGATTCCGACAAAAGAGCCAGCTTTTGGGCTGGACGCACTCTGGATCGATGCTAGCGTTAAAGAGGACGCCATACTTAGCGGCTACACGATAGTTGATCCTGCAAGCGTCATCTCAACGCACATGAGTGAGCTTATCAAGCAAAATGCAGCTGAGCTTCTAACTCGCCAAGAGACGCAAAATTTATTAGACAAACTAAAGATCGACTACCCAGTCGTGGTCGAGGATACGCTAAGGATCGCGCCTATAAATTTGATCCAAAAGGTTTTAAAAGCGCTGCTTAAAGATAATATCCCGATCAAAGATTTGCTTAGCATACTTGAATCAATTAGCGACATCGCCGAGGTTAGTAAAAACCTAGATATGATCATCGAACACGTACGTGCAGCACTCTCACGTGTCATCACTTCGCTTTATGTTGATGAAAAAGGTCAGCTAAATTTTTACATTTTAGATAGTGCTGCGCAGCAAAAACTTATGGACGCGGTGCAGTATAAAGACGGCGCGTATCACCTGATGATAAATGTGGCTCAAACTTCATCGATCGTTCAGGCTCTAAGGCATGAAAAAGAGAAACGTCCGATGAGTCAGCATGGCGAAATGGTGCTTTGCGTGGAGCCAAGCCTAAGAAAATTTATAGCAAATATCTGCGCAAATTTTGCCATCGACATCGTGGTGCTAAGCTTTGCTGAGATCTCGGCAAATACGCCATTTGAAACAGTTGGCGTCATAGAAATAGAAAATTTATAA
- a CDS encoding M28 family peptidase — protein MSNSEILKKFETLTTIPHCSYETDKMRDFLASYAKDKGCEVVVDSFGNIHAFKGKPKICLQSHYDMVCMGDAPKIEIVYGDDGYMRAKKSSLGADNGIGVAIMMQMISEFDDIECLFTNNEEVGMVGATGFSGDLKADKLLNLDSEEDDRVTIGCAGGINLFATISLNSKKTKESTLYEVKVSGLPGGHSGNEIHKNIPNAIKVLAAFVTKNGCKLVKFEGGERSNSIPSGATALVLSDKELKSECENLSVKKLGMGDEILENGEKILALINSFSQGVRAYNCELGIPQDSVNLSLAKIKDDGTLEVEFFARSMSKDGLNRMEFEISELAKAVGFHVISKDRNPAWKPINDKFANDILEELKIYKPNARITAVHAGLECGVLLEKKAGLSACSIGPNIYSPHSTREHCEVASALFIEKVVRGIVKKYNS, from the coding sequence ATGTCAAATAGTGAAATTTTAAAGAAATTTGAGACACTTACTACGATACCGCACTGCAGTTATGAGACCGATAAGATGCGTGATTTTCTGGCTAGCTATGCAAAAGATAAGGGCTGTGAAGTTGTGGTCGATAGCTTTGGCAACATTCATGCGTTTAAAGGCAAGCCAAAAATTTGCTTGCAAAGCCACTACGATATGGTCTGCATGGGCGATGCTCCAAAGATCGAGATAGTTTATGGCGATGATGGCTACATGAGGGCTAAAAAATCATCTTTAGGTGCCGATAACGGCATAGGCGTAGCTATCATGATGCAGATGATAAGCGAATTTGACGACATAGAGTGCCTTTTTACAAACAACGAAGAGGTCGGCATGGTAGGAGCCACTGGCTTTAGTGGCGATCTAAAAGCCGATAAGCTTTTAAATTTAGATAGCGAAGAGGACGATAGAGTCACTATCGGCTGTGCTGGCGGTATAAATTTATTTGCCACTATCTCGCTTAATAGCAAAAAAACAAAAGAGAGCACGCTTTATGAAGTAAAAGTAAGTGGGCTTCCTGGCGGACACTCTGGTAATGAGATACATAAAAATATCCCAAATGCAATCAAGGTTTTAGCGGCATTTGTGACTAAAAATGGCTGCAAACTAGTGAAATTTGAAGGTGGCGAGCGAAGCAACTCTATCCCAAGTGGCGCAACCGCACTGGTTCTAAGCGATAAAGAGCTAAAAAGTGAGTGTGAAAATTTAAGCGTGAAAAAGCTTGGCATGGGAGATGAAATTTTAGAAAATGGCGAGAAAATTTTAGCTCTTATCAACTCATTTTCACAAGGTGTAAGAGCCTATAACTGCGAGCTAGGCATACCACAAGATAGCGTAAACCTCTCACTCGCAAAGATTAAAGATGATGGCACGCTTGAAGTGGAGTTTTTTGCAAGATCTATGAGCAAAGATGGGCTAAATAGGATGGAATTTGAAATTTCTGAGCTTGCAAAGGCGGTTGGTTTTCATGTCATTTCAAAAGATAGAAATCCAGCTTGGAAACCTATAAATGATAAATTTGCAAACGATATTTTAGAAGAGCTTAAAATTTATAAGCCAAATGCAAGGATAACAGCTGTGCATGCTGGACTTGAGTGTGGAGTGCTTTTGGAGAAAAAAGCAGGTCTTAGTGCATGTTCTATTGGACCAAACATCTACTCACCTCACTCTACAAGAGAGCACTGCGAAGTAGCTTCTGCGCTTTTTATAGAAAAAGTCGTTCGCGGTATCGTTAAAAAATATAACTCATAA
- a CDS encoding heavy-metal-associated domain-containing protein, whose protein sequence is MRKILVLALLVAASYADKKIEISVPSMHCPLCTAIVRKAALSVEGVKKADVSLKERKAVVIADDKVDEKELLKAVDATGYKGEIK, encoded by the coding sequence ATGCGTAAAATTTTAGTTTTAGCCCTTTTAGTGGCTGCAAGCTACGCTGATAAAAAGATAGAAATTTCAGTGCCTAGCATGCACTGTCCGCTTTGCACGGCGATTGTTAGAAAGGCTGCTCTTAGCGTTGAGGGCGTAAAAAAGGCGGATGTATCGCTAAAAGAGCGAAAAGCTGTCGTTATAGCAGATGATAAGGTCGATGAAAAAGAGCTTTTAAAAGCAGTCGATGCGACTGGCTATAAGGGCGAAATAAAATAA
- a CDS encoding transglutaminase-like domain-containing protein, with the protein MQRRDFFKFSSFLGAASLLPSVTLASDEPANPVVRNFDVNFKHQLLEKGKSSRIWLPLPLSTTYQQLTQDYVINTTAKNVYISDTLIPTMYGEFEENEQRPILNIQFKIQTTERNTDFSKVNYDPNEKVDPAVLEFLKPTSHIPTDGVVRAKALEIIGNTKGDLERAKAIYTWVANTMQRDNSILGCGTGDVKAILESGKLVGKCTDINSVFVGLCRSVGIPAREIFGIRVGQSRFSDQMGSAKDGVAKISGGQHCRAEFYLKGYGWIPVDPADVTKVRLGEKLTNDDAKIVAVREYCFGNWEMCWIGFNYGRDFILKPTPEQTPLNNFGYPYAEVDDNTQNYYSPKEFSYDYVSTELK; encoded by the coding sequence ATGCAAAGAAGAGATTTTTTTAAATTCAGTAGTTTTTTAGGTGCAGCAAGTCTGCTTCCAAGTGTCACTCTAGCTAGTGACGAGCCAGCAAACCCAGTGGTTAGAAATTTCGACGTAAATTTCAAACACCAGCTTCTTGAAAAGGGCAAAAGCTCAAGAATTTGGTTGCCCCTTCCACTAAGCACCACTTATCAGCAACTAACCCAAGACTACGTCATAAACACAACCGCTAAAAACGTCTATATCTCAGACACGCTAATACCAACAATGTATGGCGAATTTGAAGAAAACGAGCAAAGACCTATTTTAAATATCCAGTTTAAAATTCAAACAACAGAGCGCAATACCGACTTTAGCAAGGTAAATTACGATCCAAATGAGAAGGTCGATCCAGCTGTTTTGGAGTTTTTAAAACCAACTTCACACATCCCAACTGACGGCGTCGTAAGAGCAAAAGCGCTAGAGATTATCGGCAATACTAAAGGCGACTTGGAGCGTGCAAAAGCGATCTATACGTGGGTTGCAAATACTATGCAGCGCGATAACAGCATCCTAGGATGCGGCACAGGCGACGTTAAAGCCATCCTAGAAAGTGGCAAACTAGTTGGCAAATGCACCGATATAAACTCAGTTTTTGTGGGACTTTGCAGATCAGTTGGCATCCCAGCAAGAGAAATTTTTGGTATCAGGGTTGGTCAGTCTAGATTTTCAGATCAAATGGGTAGCGCAAAAGATGGCGTGGCTAAAATTTCAGGCGGACAGCACTGCAGGGCTGAATTTTACCTAAAAGGCTATGGTTGGATACCGGTTGATCCAGCAGATGTCACAAAGGTAAGACTGGGCGAGAAATTAACAAACGACGACGCTAAGATCGTAGCTGTGAGAGAGTACTGCTTTGGTAACTGGGAGATGTGCTGGATAGGCTTTAACTACGGTCGCGACTTTATCTTAAAGCCAACTCCAGAGCAAACTCCACTAAACAACTTCGGCTATCCATACGCTGAAGTTGATGACAACACACAAAATTATTATTCGCCAAAAGAATTTAGCTACGACTACGTCTCAACCGAGCTAAAATGA